The genomic interval CGTTGCTATCGGAGGGGGAGTTAATCATAGAATGGGTCTTTATGATCAGGTGCTGGTAAAAGATAACCACCTTGATTTTATGAAAAAAGAGTTGTTGGCGGAGGAAATTGCCGGTATCAGTGTCATCGAAAAAACGGTCTCAATGCTAAGGAGGAAAATAGGGAATCACGTTTTAATTGAAATGGAGACGCGAACGTTATCTGAGGTGGAAGATGCGATCAAAGCGGATGTTGACGTCATATTGCTTGACAACATGGACGCCGAAAAGATAAGGTCGGCTGTTTCGCTGGTCAAAAACGGGAAGTATTGTAAGGGAGCGCATCGTCCCCTTACGGAGGCCTCCGGGAATATTACATTAGACAATGTGAAATCAATAGCACAGACAGGCGTTGACCGGATTTCTATCGGGGCACTTACCCACTCGGCAAAGGCGCTGGATATTTCGTTAAAAATCTCCCTGCAGTGAGTGGTATTCTGTTATGGATGGTTAAATAGCGTCAACGCCAATATCTTTTCTGTAATAAACCCCCTCAAAAGACAAACGATCAATTGCGTCGTAAACAAACGTCCTTGCCTCCTTCAAATC from Candidatus Kuenenia stuttgartiensis carries:
- the nadC gene encoding carboxylating nicotinate-nucleotide diphosphorylase; its protein translation is MNFVPEKIDILIQLAIREDIGSGDITTESIFPPDLTGEGEFLAKEDGVIAGLPVVERLFSKIDKNILLKKGISEGMFVKKGDVIASVNGNVRPILSGERIALNFLQRLSGIATLTAQFVEEVKPLKVAVMDTRKTAPGWRYLEKYAVAIGGGVNHRMGLYDQVLVKDNHLDFMKKELLAEEIAGISVIEKTVSMLRRKIGNHVLIEMETRTLSEVEDAIKADVDVILLDNMDAEKIRSAVSLVKNGKYCKGAHRPLTEASGNITLDNVKSIAQTGVDRISIGALTHSAKALDISLKISLQ